A section of the Flavobacterium sp. CG_23.5 genome encodes:
- a CDS encoding asparaginase: protein MLSKAKILLIYTGGTIGMKKDFETGALRAFNFSKLLQRIPELKQLDCEIETISFETPIDSSNMNPEKWAKIATIIEDKYTSFDGFVVLHGSDTMSYSASALSFMLENLSKPVIFTGSQLPIGDLRTDAKENLITAIQIASLRENGKPVINEVCLYFEYKLYRGNRTTKINAEHFKAFTSPNYPDLVESGVHLKLNSELFLPLNSNLQLKVHKNLDNNVAIIKMFPGINEAVLSAIFNVPSLKGVILETYGAGNAPTEDWFINLLKKAIAKGLHIINVTQCSAGSVSMGQYETSTSLKEIGVISGKDITTEAAISKLMYLLGQKIAPKEFKEIFETSLRGEMV from the coding sequence ATGTTGTCTAAAGCCAAAATACTTTTAATTTATACCGGTGGTACTATTGGTATGAAAAAAGACTTTGAGACCGGTGCTCTTAGAGCTTTCAATTTCAGTAAATTGCTGCAAAGAATACCGGAATTGAAACAATTGGACTGCGAGATAGAAACGATTTCTTTTGAAACTCCTATTGACTCTTCGAATATGAACCCCGAAAAATGGGCGAAAATTGCGACAATCATTGAAGATAAGTATACTTCATTTGATGGATTTGTTGTGCTTCATGGTTCAGATACAATGTCTTACTCCGCTTCTGCTTTGAGTTTCATGTTAGAGAATTTATCAAAACCGGTAATTTTCACGGGTTCTCAATTGCCTATTGGAGATTTACGTACTGATGCGAAAGAAAATCTGATAACTGCGATTCAAATTGCTTCTTTGCGGGAGAATGGCAAACCAGTCATCAATGAAGTGTGTCTTTATTTTGAATACAAATTATATAGAGGCAACAGAACCACAAAAATAAATGCCGAACATTTCAAGGCATTTACGTCGCCAAATTATCCTGATTTGGTAGAATCTGGTGTGCATCTAAAACTGAATTCTGAATTGTTTTTGCCTTTGAATAGCAATTTGCAATTGAAAGTCCATAAAAATTTGGATAACAACGTAGCTATTATTAAAATGTTTCCGGGCATTAACGAAGCAGTTTTATCTGCTATTTTTAATGTTCCAAGTCTAAAAGGTGTTATTTTAGAGACCTATGGAGCCGGAAATGCTCCTACAGAAGATTGGTTTATCAATCTTTTGAAAAAAGCCATTGCTAAAGGATTGCACATCATTAATGTTACTCAATGTTCTGCTGGAAGTGTGAGTATGGGACAATATGAAACCAGTACCTCTTTGAAAGAAATTGGCGTTATTTCCGGAAAAGATATCACTACCGAAGCAGCAATCTCCAAATTAATGTATTTATTAGGTCAAAAAATAGCTCCGAAAGAGTTCAAAGAGATTTTCGAAACATCTTTGCGTGGAGAAATGGTATAA